cagaaaaaaaaaaaaaaaaaaaaaaaaagagtaagaaGGTCAATGAACTCCCAGAGCAGAACACACCTGTCCAGCTCCCTCTGCCACACAAACAACAGCTGATCCCTTTTTCTCAATTAGGTATTTCAAATGCCTCAAAACACCATGAGGCCCATGTAAATGAAATGGTACCTTCAAAAATACATACACTAATCAAATCAATATAGGCCCCAAATAATGGATATTTATTTGTTACTCAAATATAAATACCTCTGGAATCAAACATATATCAATTTGTCCACTAGCTAGGGCTGCATACATGGCTATAAATCCACTGCTACGACCCATCAATTTCACAATTCCAATACCGTGATAAGCACTATGTGCCTACAACAAAGTTGAGGAAAAAGAACAGTTAATCCTTGTATGTGCAAATACCAGGAATGAGATTACACACTGAAGCACAAATCCATGTAATAAATGTAAGCAAATGTAAAAACAGTTAAacctgtatatatatatatagaaagccTATTAACAAGACCAAATTCTTACCTCAATGTATGCAGAATTTATTGCTCTCTGTGCTTCTTCAACAGCAGTGTCAAAACCAAAAGTTTTGTCCATCAACAAAATATCGTTGTCTATAGTTTTTGGAACACCAACTACAGCCACTTTCAACCTTCGTTTACGGCACTAAAATCAGAAGTTTTGATGAGATAATAATCAGCAGAGACCAGTAAAGGCTACAGATCAAGCATTTAACATCTTAGGAAACAGAGTTCAGAAGGTGTTTTGGTGGAGATCTAGTAAGATCCCCTCTGAGGTAAATTGAGGAATTATATTTGTTCCATTTTGTAATTAGTAAATTTACTAAGATATCAAAATTTCATTTCATACCAACTTGGAAATGAAGAAAACAAATTCCTAACAGCATAAAACCAAATGTATCTCCTTGATACAACTTCACCCGTGTTTTTTAATGCAAAAATTTGGAAATGTTTTACATTTATCAGCATTGCAAATCAGTACAAAGTTACAGGCTCAACTACCTCATTGTGTATTGCATTAGCTCCAGCATGTGTACCATTCCCACCTAACACAAAAAGCATGTTGATTCCTCTTTTCTGGGTTTATCATGCAAAGATATCACATCAGTTCATTATAGCTCAACATCATGATGCATTTTGATAATAACAATCTAAACAAAAGCTAAAAGAAGTAGTTAAGCACCTCCATACAATCCACCATGTCACTAACACTAGGTCCTCCACGCGAAACTCCTAACAAGCTTCCACCAGAAAGATGAATATTTTGAACTACTTTCCTTGATAGCTGATAGCAAAAGTGAAATCTTAATGGGTTAACTAAACTTTCAGTTTAggaattttaaactttcaatatagGTTTAAGTTTACCTTCACAACATGATAGCAGAAGCTTATACATTTACTTATTTTTGAAAAACTATTACTAGGAAAGAAGAGGGAAATTACCGGCATTTCACTCAAATCATTGTCAGATAATCCTCGATAACCAAAAGGAATTCCCACTATCTTTTTGACGCCATATATTTCAAGGGTAATTACAATCTGCAGAAGTTCTAAAATGTAAGCATGCAGAATAAAAAGAAACCTTCAACATTTGATACATAATATTTCCACACACATGTGTGTATGCAACTTTTAATTTATGTGTGAAAATGATACAATATAGTTTAATAGAAATTCAAATTCTGGAGTTATTTCTGCAGCATCAGGGAGTAAAAAACATGATGATTTATCAAGGAAAGGGTGTCCATGTGGACAAAAATTACAATAAGATTGGCATTTAAAGGACTCTGACCTGTCTGATGACATCATTGAGACCAGGGCATAACCCACCACAAGTTACAATAGCTGCCTTTACTTCTTCTGGTTTGAAGTATATTTTTTCCCGAGGCCCAGCACGATGAACCCTATGAAGATTTAAGTTTAGAATGAAAAATAATCTTTCATAGAGTCATTAAATGCTATAATATTATGTTAGCCAATAAATGTTATTGCTAACTAAAGCTAAATTATAATTGAACAACATGTTTTAGTCATCCAATATAGTAAAACTAATAGCAATCACTTCCAGGAAATGCACGAATTGCAAATTCATAATTACCATTGTTCAACCCAAGTACAACCAGGATCAATGCACTCAGCTCCAGCAGATGTTGGAGACGAGAAACGTATGACCTGAAGTATATAGTTAAAAGAGCAAAAACAGAGCAAATCAGAACCTGtctaaaaatgaattttttgtcCAAAGGGATATAGAATGTAAACTTCATGCCCAAACTGTAGGCAAAATTCTCACATTTAATCAAGCCTAAAATCCCTCACGTGCAACCTGAATTTGGTTGCTAAAGAAAGCATTCTGTTGATATAATATTGAATTCAATCTCTTGCATCATCCACCGAGCTGTGTTCtgtaattttgttaattaatttgCTTGAATTTTaggtatatttttttatgtgcaGAATTGTGAACCAACCAAAAAGTTCGGCGTTGCAGACCGAAATggataataaatgaaaatttgcGTTTGGAAGCGGAGAGTGAGGGAGATTTGTGAAACACACTGAGGAATTAAGATCAGACTCTTTTATCTTtctcttatattttatattttgagtGAAAGGGTGCAGGTATGCCTAAGATTTTGAGTTTGTTTCAACAACTTTGATTTGCAAATTTTTAAGAAAGGCCAAAACATACCTTCAAAAGCACCCTGTCATTATTGTTAATGTAGCCATGCCACTCCTCGTCAGATGGATAACCATCAGCAAAGTCCTCTAACACCGGAGTCCTGTAAAGTAAATTTGATCAAgggaagagagaaagagatagtAGAAACTTCTACTTTAGCATCAACATAAACCAAATCATTggacaaaattttgaattaaacaaACATGATTCAgctgataattaaaaaaaaaaaaaggaaggcaCCTCATCTTGAGACAGAACGTGGAGGGAATGGACTCAGCATCAGGAAACAAGTCAGTGATATGAGGGATATTAAATCTCCGTTCAAAATCAGTCTGGTATTTGATTTTCCAATCAGGATCACTGAAATCAATCGCCGGACTCTGCTTCTGAATCTCTGCAAATATGCTACCTCGTTTGGCGACTCTGCGTAAAGTGGGACTCGGAACGCGAGAATTTAGGAAGGAGAAGCCATGGGAGCGATGACAGCGAAGGGAGGCAGTGAATGTGGGGCCGGCGATCGCAGAACGCGAGATAGAGTCCATGAAACGCAGAGATTGTTCTTAATTTCAAGTAGAAGAGAGTATTGAGAGGTGGTTGGTGAGGATGAATAATGTAGGGGAAAAGAGCGAAGCGAACGAGGGAAAGAGTAACAAGAAAAACGGCAGAAGACGTAAACATCCAAGAATCTGTCAGAGTGAAGTTGCCGCTCGTAGAAGTTCAACGGGGCCTTGACTTCTCCGACTGATGCTACCACCTTTGGTCTCTTATAAAACAGAAGGGCAAGCTACGGCGGTTTCGCAATCCCTTTTAAAATAGTATGgataatttacgatttagtcccttggtattaccattattaacaagtcagtccctgtatttttagaaacctattaaaacgtccttatgtttcctctccatcaacgaaatagtccttgtCACACCCAATCCCAAAACTGTAGAGATGGATATGACCAGGAAGGATCTTAGAAGTTTGTGAGTTGCTTGGGTTGAGGAGGaagagatttaaatttaaaagaggaatttttttttttttataaaaccaGAGCAGAAGCTCTGTTTCGCAAGGGGGGGAAGAAACTGTGGTTACGGGAATGTTTCGGGACATTCCCGAAACCACAGCTTAaaagttcttttcttttttttttttttttttttatgggctGGGCTTGGGCCTgatagtccttctgtctatttttgccgttaaaaatatagtaaaagactatattATCCCCTATTATTTTTCtcattctcctcctccttccttttcttcttcatcaattcttcttctgcttcttctgcttcttcttcttctccttcttcttctgcttcttctccttcttctccttcttcttctccttcttcttctccttcttcttcttttgcttctttttcttcttgctcttcttcttcttcttctcattcttcttcttcttctttttcttctttctcttcttcttcttcttctcattcttcttcttcttcttcttcttcttcttcttctttctcttcttcttcttcttcttcttcttcttcttcttcttcttcttcttcttctcctcctcctccttcttcttcttctccttcttcttcttcttcttcttctttctcttcttcttctttttcttctttttcttcttcttctttttcggaggaggaggaggaggaggacgaaagaaaagacagggactatttcgttgacaaaaagaaacgataaggacgttttaatagatctgagaaaagatagggactatttagttgacataaaaaaacgataaggacgttttaatagatatgaaaaaagataaaaatattttaatagatttttgaaaatataaggactaacttgttaataattgtaatatacaaggactaaataaatggttttatttgagggtaaaattggattttaaaaattttctctctcctcctttatctaattttaacggaaaataggacggaaggactatttcattgacggaaataaaatataaggacgttttaataggtttctaaaaatatagggactgacttgttaataatggtaatacccagggactaaatcgtaaattacccaaATAATATTTAGTAGTTTGGACTATTTTACGGAAAAAATCTCAACTTTCCATTTAATCACGACTGAGCCAAAAACTTTCCTTATCTTTgaggaaaaaaatttttttttaaaatttattataattataaacaatttataaaataatttattaaattacattaaataaatttaaaaaattttatatttaataacgattataaatatcatatttaaattttataattttttataattagaaataattattaaaataattttaattaattttaaattaatataattattatttttaaataaaaattgataattaaaGATGTAAAATCTAACCTTTTAGATTTATTCAAATACACTTATTATCATAAATAGACTTAAGtgctataattattatattatacattatttatttatcttttaaatatttaattaaatttatctaaTCAATCATTTAACTCtaattaattacatattttaaaaGTACTTAACttaattaagttaatttttaaaatttatcaaagttaattttgaatgaaattataaaaataataattcaatatAATAGATCCGAGTAGTATATAATCGAGTTTAGAATGGATTTAAATATTTgagatgaatttaaattttatatatattgagtattattatttaaatatatttatgtaaataattaatttaatataaaatgtatattttatattaatatttatcaattttttatatgtttttatttaaaaaattaaaagttaaatatttttcaaaaatattaatttttaaaatgaaattattaataaaatgaaattatatattaatatttatataaatgaaataataattaataattgattaaaaatttatgaatatatTACTTATTAATATGTTTAAATATAGAATATAGAATATAGAATAATTTCCTACAATTTAATCTATactttttaagtaagaaattattaaatcagtaagttttattttatgttaccAAATTCAGTTAAATTACCATTGATTAgaaagtaaatttaaatttaaaaataaaattattataaatattaaaactgtaaaattaaattattaattcttccactcccataatttttatattttttttcttaaatatagcCAGTAACCTtctttcattaattaataaagagTTTAAAATCCTTAAGCAgacaaagaaaatgagtttgcaaatattgaacaaaacccAAAAGCCCTAGCCAAGAAACGAAGGCCATTCTCCACCTCTCCTGCTTTAAGCTTCTTGAAAAACCAAAGGCCTGTATGTGGACTCGGCTCAAATTTTATGCCCATTTGCAtccatatttttcttttaaagaagCATCAGGTAGCCCCAGCCGTCGCCCGAGTAAGCAACACGAGACAGCAAAAATACAGCATGTGCTCCCCTTCAGCCAACCGTGTAGGACCTCAGGGAAGGGTTATTGTCCATAAACACACACATGAATAAGGTAACCATGCCCTATATCGGTTTTGCTTTAAGGGCACCACCCCAAAATAAAATCCCTTTTCACGTAAAACTCTCCTTAATCTCtccccatatatatatatataaatttaacgtATATCCaattcattatatatatttctCCTTAGATATTTgacatttaaatttgaataaccCATctgagaattaaataataatagtaaaatatttaataaaaaaattaattaataaattttttaaaatataaaaaattattttaatatattttttaaaattaaaaaattaactgatgaattttctatattataaaaattaaatagtaatatttttgtatcagataaaatatatatttgacaTGGATCTGATTGATGaatgtttaattttagtttCATTTTGTATGTAATAATTATTGTCAGGAGAAAATTTTGTTAGCCAAAACGTTTCCTCGGCATTTGAGCCAACTGGTCCAAGCAAATTTGACCCtagctttaatttattatagctAGGCCATGACCCGTTGATACAATGAAATTCAATTtctagtttaaattttttttttctgaattttgcataaatggatttaaattataaaaaacaaGCATCAATCGAATTCTCCAAGtttattaacaattttaaggtaagttaatattataaaatttttattcattttatttatgtatttttatttaatctgttttataaatttaagataaaagagagtttcattaaaaataataattaagctaaatttgatttaaattgaaaattaatcgaattaagttaatttaaaattttaatttaattttttatttatttttattcgattcgatttttaattttaaaaattttgattattttaatttagtttgattttgataaaaaaaaattttaaaaaatcaaattgaatagtatattatttttaataatataaagattaaattatattaaaattaaaatattctaattaaattttaaaatattaaaaataaaatataaaaaataaaaaaatttattaaaaatttaaattaaattagatcgattcaattcaatttttataaatattaaaattttttatttttaatttatttaatttaatttaattttaaattaaattcactTTAACTACAAATACAAATACATTAGTGATCTAATATAATAATCCTCATTATTTTCATgttgattataaaaaaaaataaatgcaatctaataataataataataataactaattatcattttattttaatatttaatttatttataatatcaataataattgataattaCTCCAATCATTAGCAATGAAGAAATTACGATAATAATCATTGaatgatgatgataataatagTACTGTTAGCCGTAATCAGTTGGTGACagtaaaaaagataaataatcaTGATTATAGTTaatatagtaataattatttcattaattaaaacgtaattaattgatataattatcatttattacattaaaataaaatatataatatagttatgtttattCTACTATTTAATACGtttagaaatataattttattaatttaattttaaaaatataaaaaattaatgataaaatatatcgactaaataattattgttgatcgatcatttaaataatttaatttataaatagtttatattaatttatattattataaataaataaaataactttataaa
This genomic interval from Manihot esculenta cultivar AM560-2 chromosome 12, M.esculenta_v8, whole genome shotgun sequence contains the following:
- the LOC110627731 gene encoding ATP-dependent 6-phosphofructokinase 5, chloroplastic, whose amino-acid sequence is MDSISRSAIAGPTFTASLRCHRSHGFSFLNSRVPSPTLRRVAKRGSIFAEIQKQSPAIDFSDPDWKIKYQTDFERRFNIPHITDLFPDAESIPSTFCLKMRTPVLEDFADGYPSDEEWHGYINNNDRVLLKVIRFSSPTSAGAECIDPGCTWVEQWVHRAGPREKIYFKPEEVKAAIVTCGGLCPGLNDVIRQIVITLEIYGVKKIVGIPFGYRGLSDNDLSEMPLSRKVVQNIHLSGGSLLGVSRGGPSVSDMVDCMEKRGINMLFVLGGNGTHAGANAIHNECRKRRLKVAVVGVPKTIDNDILLMDKTFGFDTAVEEAQRAINSAYIEAHSAYHGIGIVKLMGRSSGFIAMYAALASGQIDICLIPEVPFHLHGPHGVLRHLKYLIEKKGSAVVCVAEGAGQSFLEKTNATDASGNIVLGDIGVHIQQETKKYFKEIGVHADVKYIDPTYMIRACRANASDGILCTVLGQNAVHGAFAGYSGITVGICNTHYVYFPIPEVISYPRAVDPNSRMWHRCLTSTGQPDFI